From the genome of Nicotiana tabacum cultivar K326 chromosome 2, ASM71507v2, whole genome shotgun sequence:
CTTTTATGATGTAATCACAATTTAAATGTCATCTCCACTTTGGAGTGATCATTTGATCAGTTCAGTTAAGTCCACCAATTTTGTGAATCATCTTTTTCGAGCGAAATTAATCTTGGAATAACGtctttttggctatttttttatttggctaaataTAATGATAATCTAATCAAattatttttacatatttggCTAAAAAATAAGGAGTACACAGTTAGAACAAATAACCATTGCatctaaagaagaaacaaaaaagaaatacgCAGTTGGAACTCTATTATTTTGGCTAAGAATAATGAAATTTCaaccaaatattttataaatttcatccaaaaagaataaatacataaTTGAAACAAATAGCCATTGCATGAAAAAAAGAACACCagtttcttttttccttctctagaaAATACACCGATTGAACTCCACTACGTTGGCTAAACCTTcttttatttggctaaaatacTGAATTTTAACTAAGCTTTATAAATTGACCCGAAAAATACACAATTGGAATAAATAGGTATTATATCTAAGAGGAAAAAAAGTATAATTAGTTAGTTACATGTTTAATTTGAGTCATGACACGGGGCAATTGAATGGTCAAGTGCATACCTggatttttgtattgtatttgcTATAGTAAATTAAAAGAACTTCCATTTTTAAAAGGTAAATTACTTATACTAAATTTACACTATAAGTAAGTGTAACGGTAATCCATGGCCACTAACTTAAAATGTTAAATTCACTTATGtgaattcaaataaggaaaattaaaataatataagaATGCCACACCTGATATTTGAATTTATAATCTTAACAATTTTTAAATCTCCTTAGCCATTGCATAGAATCTTTCTTTACGTCAAgacaattcaaatatatatatatatatatatatattttcatacaCGCAAAATTATTTTCAACAAAAGAGGATTCAATTAAACCCCTTGCGATCCGTGTCTATGTTGTTTacataaaccaaaaaaaaaaacctccACCGTCTAATACATCCTTTACAATCTTAGCTTGTCATATCAAGAATCAAATCTTTAAACTGCTTTTTCCAAGTCAAATAGACAGCAGCCTGTCTATTTCTAATCTCTTAGATTAAACACTGACCATAGCCTTCAAAACTTGTACTCATGtcaaaaatgagatttttttcTATTCGGGAATAAAATATACCAAAatttaacgaaggataaagtttCTCAATTTCAATAATACAGGGACAAATTTGCTTATGTATAAAGTCTCAAGTTAAGATAAAGATGAAAAATTACATAGATTGCCTATTGTATTAAATTCGTCGTAATATGACGATTGTCATACAACTGAAAGCCATTTAGCTTGTTATCTTACCTTTTCATTAAAGTTTTAGTTGACAATTGAAATACTACCGGTGCCAACTTGCTTATGTTAAGGACCCGTTtgtcaataaattatttttcattccttttttctggaattttttttcaaaaacatatTTGTCCTTAAAAATTTGTAAGTTTTTAGAGATTTTTCGAAAATAAgtttcaaaaaccaaaaaatgaTTTTGACCACTTTTTCAAGTTTTTTGGGGAAAAACCTTTTTTCCCACTTACAAAActgcaaaaaaaaattcaagtgaaaagttgtccaaacataatttcaaattccaaGTATCGTTTTTCAACTTAATTCCAAttactgtttttttttaaaaaaaactcagcaatttttatgtccaaacgccgcCTACTAAGGATTTGTCACTTTTTTAGATGGTTGACAAGTTAATGTGCATGGATTGTTGAAAAGTGGACAGCATTTTTGGCCACCCAAAAAGTGAAATGTAGATTAAAATCATGTTCTTTGGGTTTCTACTTGGTATCCGGTATCGGCGTTGGGATCCAACTACATCCGAATTTGAGTAGGAAGCCCCATATTAGGGGTAAAGAGTTCACTAACAAAAGTAACTCCATATTATGAGACTCGAATACGAGACATTTGGTAAAGGATGAAAGAGTATTTGTCACTTCATCACAAACCTATTTGGTATTTGGAATTAAGGGAGTAAAACACTAGCAAACTGTCAACCGCTAAAATAGTACAGATATAACGTATGCTCACACTTCAGGATTCTGAATATAGGACAGAATACTTCAGTTAATGTTAATAAATTGAACTAATAAAAGCATGGAACCGAGTAACAGATTAGCAAACTGTCAACTGGTTAAATAGTATATTGAAATAAGTAGTATATGCTAACAATATATCATCTTTGATGCGAGTATCTGTCTCTCAATTTATtgagaaatttcttctttcctttgttttgtttgttcttcTGTTTTTGGTGTGTGCGCGTGTAGCAGAACTCTTCAAACAACCCATTCTCGACTCTCACACCACAATTTAgttaagttattattttgggtCCTAAAGATTCTAAACAAGTATTGGCATGTCTTCATTCAAAACATATGCTCCTATTTTTATGCTCAAGAGGCAACACTTATTTCATCACTATTCTGTAAACCAATGTGTTAGGGCAAGTCAATATTCAGTTTGACGTCATAGATTAAGATAATAGGCAAGGAAAGTTGAAGGAAATGATCATTTCAGCACTCAAACAAACAAACTGAAGAACTTCTTAATCAACAGAAAAACATACAAACTTCAAACTGAGAAAAACGTACAAGCCCTCTTGCAGTAATTTCATATTCTAATACTGACTTACTCAAAATAAATGGAGGTAAATTTTCCACTCTACTCCTTGCAAGGAAGCGTGAGCACGGGATACCAAAGTAGCAAATTATCATCTCCTCTCCTCACGCCCTTGAGGGAGAGGCGGGGAAAGTAATCAGGGATTCTGCGTGTAATCATAAACAATTGTAAGATCAAATTCATGATAAATTGTGTATATCATTTTGAACACTACAAAAGGTTCCACCCCCAGTTTACACTGCATGTGCTGAACTCACAGTTCTTATTAATTTCCAATCTGGATTTAATCATTGAATAGTTAAATATGTAAAAGTATACATATGAACAAGGATGATTAACACATTCTATCTACCGAATTTTGAGCTTGTCTACCCCATCAGAATTCTTAAATCTCGGGTTAGAGCTGATAGCTCCCATCATCTTGCAAATTCAATTCAAACACTGGAGAATCTGAATCATCGAACTTGTCTACCACATTAAACATTCCACCCTCTCCATCACTATCAGCTGGTCTATGACTCTTATTCTTTATTCTAGACATCGCAGTTTCCACTGAACTAAATTTTTCAGGGTGACCAAACATCTTCCTCCGATTTGTGTTCTTGAACTTATTTTGCATGCCCTTGTGATTTTTGCCATCTATTGACACTTTTTCGGAATCTTCCATATTCAAATAACCCTCTTTTCCTTCTCTATCGGATCCAGTTCTTAGTGTTCTTGAATTTCGCTCACGCCTATTACTCTTCATTCGCACCTTCCTATCACTTTCACTTTGGGAATCTGAACCCAAATTTGAAGAGTCCTCAAAACCACCAATAGCATTCTCAATTTTTCCATAGGGTTTAATGCTATGAACAACTCCCTTAGGGAAAAACCTTGCTGAGGGTAATCCATCTTCGGGCTTGAACAATTCTGGCCCATCTTTGTCAGACCACATATCAAACCCTCCAGGCTTTTGAAACCGATCAGCCAAGACGCTCAATTGCTCATCAGCACTCACAGAGAACAATGTAGGTGCCTTTTCAACCACTTCCCAAGGCCTTTCGAGCTCAGAGACAGCAGCTTTGAGCTCGGCCCGCTTCCTCATTTCATAGATTTGGCGTTCCCGAGCCAATCGAGCCTTAAGAAGCTGCTTTGCTTTCTTTGCTTGCATTCGTTTCCACTGCCACTTTGAGACGCCTCCTGGATAGGTTCTTGGGCCACCACCCATCCTAATTGTTGAGGATTTGTAGGGAACATTGGTGATTGTAGTGGTAGATAGATTAAGTGTACAGAATTTGGTGGAGAGGAAGAGTTGGGATGCTCCTGAAATTGTTTTGGATGAAGACAAACTCTGATATGGTGCAACTAAGAATGGAGATTGGAGAAGAGACATTTTCTTTTTTCCTGTAAACAAAATATTTTGCAGAATGAGTTGGATTTATGCAGCTAGCACATCAGAGAATTCAAATAAAACTTCATGGATCAACATGACATGGCTATGGCATGCCATCTAAAactaaaacatgaaaaacaacagGGTATATGTAAATGATAGATTATAACCAACAAACTGCTGTATCATTAGTTTAGAATTCTCAACTAATTCCCTCACCTCCATCAAACGTTGTAAAGTTACTTTGGTACACGAGTACATGACCATTCTAGTAATTATATCGGAAGACGATTTTCCACCCCTTTGATCACTCCTTTTCTTTATGACGTTGGTATCCAAGCTAGATTGCGTGCATCTTGATTTTTCACTGGGTAAAGAAATAGGATTTATACACTATCATCCCGCGGCGAAACCAAGAATTTCGCTAAAGGTGTTCAAGGTTTAACATAGATGTATAAACATTATAATTTTCCATATACTCAATACAATTTTCTGAGGATGGGTGTTCGACCACCCTTCACTCTATCTGGCTACGGCACTACTATCATCAATTGATCAATTaatcaattattttttttatcttaaacTGGGTGTTGTTTGCTATACGAATTGTCTGTCCCCATTTTTCTCTATTCAGACTCATTTCATCCCAGTACTAAATCTCTCCCCTAAAACAAACTAAGGGTTCTCTGAAACTACAATTCTCTAAATTGCACACTTATCGCACGCTCACATACAAATACCTAATTAGAACTAAAGCTCCTGGCAAACAGCTGACCTACTGTAAGTGTAACAGTTTGTGTGTAGCAGAAGGgttcttttaatttatttattttagtataATCTTCAATGTTCTTCTCACCAGACACTAATTAAACAAAATAGAAACGGCAGCTtagaaatatgaaaaatagataaaattgtgaaaatttcaATGGAAAGAGATAATCAAAATTGCGATTCTATCAAACAAAGAGGGGAAAATTACAAAAGCAACAGTGTAAAGAACAAAGcatatgcaagagaaatcaaatgCCAGAAAAATATACGAAAATGAAGTAAAGAATGGGAGAAATTAAGCTCACTTGGAAAAGAAGGCGCAAAAGAGCTGACAAATGAAAAGACAGCGCTTTGATTCTCCGTTCGATAGCTGTCCGTCGCCGGTATGAGCTActgttcactcatctctctctctctcccttacGGACTGATATGGCCATTTGGGCCGCTGGACTACTCAAATTGTAGATTCAATATTATTAAGAGTTTATATTAATAAATTTCTCTGCTTTAACTTTCAAGAGGCACCagtggtctagtggtagaatagtacccTGCCACGGTACAGACCCGGGTTCGATTCCCGGCTGGTGCATCCATCTTTTTTTCATTTGTTCTTTTTATTCTGCTATTTTTTTGTTGGTTTCAACCAGAATAAATGTGTTCTCTAAGCAGACGCCAGCCAGTGAATAATTCAGAACCTTTGATATGAAAAAGGCAGGTGAAAAATAACTTAGTCCATAGTACACTTACAATAAGTTCAATATCTATAGAGTTAATCTTAAATGATTGAATATTGGAATTAGCGTCGAATTGAGCCAGAAAAATGATTCTTCTTTGTCCTTCCTTtttcaattttaattactaattaaaaaaaaaaaattgattgcgCGAGAAAATGATAATGAATATaatagaaaataacataaaatagtTAATTTTAATGGTAGTAGAAGATGATCAAGTCCTCATCGATACAGTAAGAGCACAATAGTTTTCAAAAGTTCCTCTTAAGTGAATATGTTTAGTTAGAACAATTGTCGAAAACATTAAGTAGGCGTTtgaacataagaattgtaaaattcgaaaaaaatggtaaattttttttttcaagtgaaaattatatttgaaatttagagttgttttttggacataaatttcagtttggtTTTTAAagtttttgtgagtgatttgagtgaaaatttaaaaaaataactttttagattttttcaaattttcgaaaattttcaaaatgtattttcaagtgaaaattgtaaattttatgaacaaacgctgatgtcggaaaaaaagtaaaatttattttgaaaaaaatttccatcaaattttatgtccaaacgggatCTAAGTATATCAAATAAAAGCTCATAAATAAATGAATAAGTAATAGACAATTCAAGTATCATTTGTTACATAAATTTGAATTTGCTATAAAaacttttcaagtgttgaggaagaataaattatttataaaatgttGTAAGGAAATATGATCCCCATGATTCAATGATTGAAGCACTTGTGAAACAATCTAAAGATCTCAACTACAAACTTTAAGTGACCTCATTCGTGCTAATCTTTATGAATAAATTAATTGAGATGCGCACAATTAACgtagtataattataaaattaaatttaaaaaaaaaagaaacaaatgaaaaaaaaaacgtgaacaaaaaaagaaaaaaaagggaaaagtcaTTGAGATATTTTGGTTTTGACAATAGACAGTAGCTCCGCAAAATAACCTAATTTATAGACTGCACGGCAATAACTTAAACCTTAGCATTTTCCATAAACCCTAAATTTCTCCTCCTACTCACACTTCTCTCAACTCGCGGCTACCATGgttctctccctctctctctctttctaagTTTATATTCTTTTGCTGAACTGTATTGGAActcattcttttattgctttttctAATACacaattaatttttatttttttttgctttgttttgtttttgtaattGGTTAATTGTAGGCAACAGAAACTGTGAACCCAAAAGCATACCCACTTGCTGATTCGCAGCTTACAACAACCATAATGGATTTGGTTCAACAAGCTGCTAACTATAAGCAGCTTAAAAAGGGTGCTAATGAaggttatatatatttttatatggtcttttaattattattacgTTGCTTTTATAGTTTTTATATCTACTGCTTAACTTAACTAAAGAGAAAGAAAACTGGATTAGTTTCTTTTCAGCCCCCCAAAAGAAGAATCTTTTTTTTGGGGGATAATAGGCACAAAGAATGTTACATCTTTTAACATTTATGATATGGTCTTTTGGTGATAAAGTTACTCTTATGTTTAGTGCCAACTAAAAATAGAGAAAATTGGGTTTGCTTTCATTTCAGCCACAAAAATGTATTTGATGGTGTTTGACAAGGCACATAGTTTAAGgaagaaagacttttgaaacttgtgtacaaaaataatcaatagacaTTTGCGTAACTATAAATCTTTTTTCACTACAGCTAAAATGGGAAGTttgaagttaaattatttcttaaTATAGAAATATATCATGTTTTTTGGAACATACTAAAAAGACCATCACATAAGTTGGGACAGAGGGAATATTGTTTTGAAACTTTATTATATGGTCTTTTGCTGAATAAGTTACGCTTATATTTAGTACTTAACTAAAGATTGGGAAAACTAAGTTAGGTTTTGTTTCAGTCACTAAGAATGTTATAATGTTGAGACTTAAAGATATGGAATTTTTTCCCCCATTTTGTGATGTGAATGTGTTGCTCATGAGTTGTATGTTTACTGCTTAACTGAAGATAGAGAATTCTGGGTGTTTTTGTTCTGTTTCAGCCACAAAGACACTGAACAGAGGAATTTCAGAATTTGTTGTAATGGCAGCAGATACCGagccccttgaaatccttcttcaccTTCCGCTCCTTGCTGAAGATAAGGtgatttattgttttttttttgccttttcccCCCTCAAAATGTGTTATCTTTTCACCCTTTTTCGGGGTTGTGCCTTTTTTATCTGGTAGTGGACTAACTTTGGCTAGGTCAACATTAGAACTTGACCCTTTTTGGGGTTTTAGTTGTTGGACTTTTCAAGAGTTATGTTTGTAACTCTTTTCTGATACATTGTGTGATGTTATGTTATTTTGATACCAGAATCTATCGAAACCATGTGTATGCTATACATAATCCAGTTTATAAGCTCGTTATTTTGAAGAGTTTGTATTAAACAAGATTCTTCCCCAGACTCCACTATGTGGGattacacttttttttttttttttgttgttgttgttgttgttgtattaaagAGGATTCTTGTAGCTGTTTCCTATTTTTTCTATGTTCTGACGTGTAATGTTTTTGTTGTCttgaaaataaaactaaaaagacGAAGCCAGATTGTATGTAATACATGTTCAAGTCGTTTTGTGGCAATAACTATGAAAATTTATGCGAGCAGTACTCTAAGGTGACTTTGGAATTCTTTCACTTTCTCAGCCATCACTTAGTTCTTATTTCCCCTTCCAACATGATAGCATTTGTAGTAGTGTAGCAACTTCCTATGAATATGGTTTTGATACTGCTAAAGTTCTTTCTTTCTGCCTTCCCTTGGAATATCAGACAATCCTTGCATATTTTAAGATCAGCATACCCCCCGCCCCCCTCTGGTGGGAGGCAGGTATAAGGCTATAACAACAACCAAGTATATTCCCACATGatgggtttggggagggtagtgtgtacgcagaccttacccctacctagtgaaggtagagaggctgtttccaaggCCATATATTGCCAAAAGAGATGTTATATTTGTCTCTCTTATGCATACACCATACCCTTGTAATACCCTTCCATAATTTGGAAAACCATTTTGTTTCCTCTACTCTATTTGGCATTCTGATTTTAGATAAACGTAAGTTGAAAATTCATCCCAACTGAATGAGTGTTTTCCTTAATGACCGAGATACCGGGCTCACTTCTCTACCATTCTCCATTAATAAATAGTATACTTGGTTAACCAGCTAGGATTTGAACTTGTGACATGCGCCTGTTATACATCACACGCAGTGTACCTTTTCCATTGAACCAAAGCAAAAGCAAGCCCTGGGGATAATGTTTTTTAATCTACAAGGGATTGCTGTGCTTCTTATCATCAATAAGGGATTGCTGTGCTGCTGATAAACAAAGAGAGTTGGATAACGTAACTTATTGCCATACAGTTATATAAACTGATTTAGTGTGAGTGTATTTAAATTGGAGTAAGAACATCATTATCCATGATATAAATGCACTGTACTTTTTTATGAACAAAAAAGTAAATGCACTGTACTTGTGATTACATCTGAATCATTATGTGCAAAAAGCTTTGACAGCTAAAAAAGGATAAATCTTATTGGTACTACACAGTTGTAAAGGATGTTACTATCAGTATAAGGGGCCTACATTTAGACAATTTAGacaaatatatttatttgttattGCTTTGTAGTCTTTTACGATTTCAAACTGTTTCTTCAGTGTATCTGCATGGTCTCAGTGATAGTTATACCCAGAATTTTGATGTGTAGTCTTTTAACAATGATCTTAGTATGAATATTCACATCTTTCAGTTTTTGCTGTTACCTGGACTACTGTATCATTTTTTTGGTGCTAAATTAGCTAATATTAAAATAATCTTTGAGATAACAGGCAAGATGGTTTTAAATAAAGATTTCTAACTTTTTCCTTTCATCTTCCCCCCTCGTACTTTCAGAATGTGCCCTATGTCTTTGTCCCTTCAAAGCAAGCTCTTGGTCGGGCTTGTGGTGTTACCCGACCTGTGATTGCTTGTTCAGTGACAAGCAATGAGGGAAGCCAGTTGAAATCTCAAATACAACAACTAAAGGTAATATTCCAAAGGGTTTGTTTGTCTATGTATATACTTATTCTTTCCCTGTGTAATAATACTAAAATCCTTGTTTCTCCCATTGTGCAGGATGCCATTGAAAAGCTCCTCATCTAAATGTTGAGCCTTTGCAGCATGATGGGCCTTTTTGAGGCTTGGACTGAAGTAGTTGTCCTGTTggcactttttctttcttttttgttcctGGATTTTTTGATTAATGTTATAATAGTACCAATAGACGCATGAAAATTTAAAATCAGGTTTACATTATAGTAAAGCCTGAGTTTTATTATATCATGTATCTATGTTTAATGTAATTCTCATTTTGCTGTTGATCATTTTGTTCCGCAGCTCCTTTGAAGCATTTGGTTGAATGATTTGCTCATTTCTAGTCGGAGTTAAATTTTTATCAAAGTCGATAATCATAGGTTGGAAATTGAATTGGCTTATCACCTTAGGTTTTTATTAAGAGTAAAATGGGAATATAGAGTTAAAATTTTACTACTAAACGTAGAAAGATGCATTAATTTTTGTAATAGACTAGTGAAAAGCATGGTTTCTCTGGGAaatctctctaattttcttcaattaaGCAGTCATTCTctagtgaaaattttgaggtcCTAAGAATGGCACATGCTTCAAATTTGGTTGGTGCAAGGAAGGATCCTCTTTGCTTTCTCTTCGATATAATTTTGTCAGCTGGTAGCTTCTGAATGATCAGCTCAACCTATTAATAATGAAATTAATCATTTATCCCCAATTTTAGGCTCAGTTCATTCATTTTGGTATACTTGGTCCCAACGATTTTAAAATCATGGTTATCATAAGGCAGAAT
Proteins encoded in this window:
- the LOC107801239 gene encoding uncharacterized protein LOC107801239, yielding MATETVNPKAYPLADSQLTTTIMDLVQQAANYKQLKKGANEATKTLNRGISEFVVMAADTEPLEILLHLPLLAEDKNVPYVFVPSKQALGRACGVTRPVIACSVTSNEGSQLKSQIQQLKDAIEKLLI
- the LOC107801238 gene encoding uncharacterized protein LOC107801238 gives rise to the protein MSLLQSPFLVAPYQSLSSSKTISGASQLFLSTKFCTLNLSTTTITNVPYKSSTIRMGGGPRTYPGGVSKWQWKRMQAKKAKQLLKARLARERQIYEMRKRAELKAAVSELERPWEVVEKAPTLFSVSADEQLSVLADRFQKPGGFDMWSDKDGPELFKPEDGLPSARFFPKGVVHSIKPYGKIENAIGGFEDSSNLGSDSQSESDRKVRMKSNRRERNSRTLRTGSDREGKEGYLNMEDSEKVSIDGKNHKGMQNKFKNTNRRKMFGHPEKFSSVETAMSRIKNKSHRPADSDGEGGMFNVVDKFDDSDSPVFELNLQDDGSYQL